One genomic segment of Suncus etruscus isolate mSunEtr1 chromosome 15, mSunEtr1.pri.cur, whole genome shotgun sequence includes these proteins:
- the NDE1 gene encoding nuclear distribution protein nudE homolog 1: protein MEDAEKIFSSEEEAITYWKDLAMTYKRRAEDAQEELREFQEGSREYEAELETQLQQVESRNRDLLSENNRLRLELETIKEKLETQHSEGYRQVSALEDDLAQTRAIKDQLQKYIRELEQANDDLERAKRATIMSLEDFEQRLNQAIERNAFLESELDEKENLLESVQRLKDEARDLRQELAVQQKQEKPRTPMASSGETERIDTAVQATGSVPSTPVAHHGPSSNFSTPKTFRRGLEDTASGTPLTPAARISALNIVGDLLRKVGALESKLASCRNFVYDHSPNRTNSPASGRTSKAREGDLRPGSGNTTLGDKGSGTRLEFGKPHLHLSSPSQPAPAPGVVKMLL from the exons ATGGAGGACGCTGAGAAGATTTTCAGCTCTGAGGAGGAAGCAATAACCTATTGGAAGGACCTGGCAATGACATATAAGCGGAG GGCTGAGGATGCTCAGGAGGAACTTCGAGAATTCCAGGAAGGCAGCCGCGAGTATGAAGCAGAGTTGGAGACACAGCTGCAGCAGGTGGAGAGTCGGAACCGGGACCTGCTGTCGGAAAATAACCGCCTGCGCCTAGAGCTGGAGACCATCAAG GAGAAGCTGGAGACACAGCACTCAGAGGGCTACCGGCAGGTCTCAGCGCTGGAGGATGACCTGGCCCAAACCAGAGCCATCAAGGACCAGCTGCAGAAGTACATCCGGGAGCTGGAGCAGGCCAATGATGACTTGGAGCGGGCCAAGCG GGCCACCATCATGTCTCTGGAGGATTTTGAACAGCGCTTGAATCAAGCCATTGAGAGGAATGCCTTCCTGGAGAGTGAACTGGATGAGAAGGAGAATCTCCTAGAGTCTGTCCAGAGGCTGAAGGATGAAGCCCGAG ATTTGCGACAGGAGTTGGCCGTGCAACAGAAGCAGGAGAAGCCCAGGACCCCAATGGCCAGCTCGGGGGAAACGGAAAGAATAGACACTGCAGTACAGGCCACAGGCTCTGTGCCCTCCACACCTGTGGCCCACCATGGGCCCAGCTCCAACTTCAGCACACCCAAGACCTTCAGACGTG GGCTGGAGGACACTGCCAGCGGGACCCCCTTGACACCCGCAGCTCGAATATCAGCCCTCAACATCGTGGGAGATCTGCTGCGGAAAGTGGGG GCCCTGGAGTCCAAACTTGCTTCCTGCCGCAACTTTGTGTATGATCATTCTCCGAACCGCACCAACAGCCCCGCCTCAGGGCGGACCAGCAAGGCCAGGGAAGGCGACCTGCGTCCAGGCAGTGGTAACACAACCCTGGGAGACAAGGG GTCGGGGACCCGTCTGGAGTTTGGGAAGCCGCATCTGCATCTCTCCTCCCCTTCACAGCCAGCGCCAGCCCCTGGTGTGGTCAAGATGTTGCTTTAG